One genomic region from Branchiostoma lanceolatum isolate klBraLanc5 chromosome 7, klBraLanc5.hap2, whole genome shotgun sequence encodes:
- the LOC136438693 gene encoding fibrinogen-like protein 1, producing MDTAGGGWTVIQRRQDGSVPFNRNWEEYKQGFGDVNGEYWLGNDNIHLLTQEKNYTLRIDMMGWDNQTRFAEYSTFRVSDELDQYKLYISGYAGNAGDSLFYLQVGSNIGHRFSTVDRDNDYTDYNHCSQLHGQAGWWYRGCTAAVLNGHYLGNCGTSCPRYQGVVWNHWRGPNYSLKSVSMKIRPTEELQVTTETPQVTTAEPQVTTAEPQVTTAEPQVTTEVTPVAVTPAPPAGESEYLRVLMLHLLGLTGLTSQLCLADQGTEWQ from the exons ATGGATACAGCAG GAGGCGGCTGGACTGTGATCCAGCGGCGGCAGGATGGGTCGGTTCCCTTCAACCGGAACTGGGAGGAGTACAAACAGGGCTTTGGGGACGTGAACGGGGAGTACTGGCTGGGGAACGACAACATCCACCTCCTGACCCAAGAGAAGAACTACACGCTCCGCATCGACATGATGGGCTGGGACAACCAGACGCGCTTCGCGGAATACAGCACGTTCAG GGTGTCCGATGAATTGGATCAGTACAAGCTGTACATTTCCGGTTACGCAGGCAATGCCGGAGACTCCTTGTTTTACCTTCAAGTTGGCTCCAACATTGGGCACAGGTTCTCCACTGTGGACAGGGACAATGACTACACCGACTACAATCATTGTTCTCAGCTGCATGGACAGGCCGGCTGGTGGTATAGGGGCTGCACCGCTGCTGTCCTCAACGGCCACTACCTGGGCAACTGTGGGACCTCCTGTCCAAGGTATCAAGGTGTGGTGTGGAACCACTGGAGAGGCCCTAATTACTCCCTGAAGTCCGTGTCTATGAAAATCAGGCCAACTGAAGAACTGCAGGTCACCACTGAGACACCCCAGGTCACCACTGCAGAACCCCAGGTCACCACTGCAGAACCTCAGGTCACCACTGCAGAACCGCAGGTCACCACTGAAGTCACACCTGTGGCAGTCACACCTGCTCCTCCTGCAGGTGAGTCCGAGTATCTCAGGGTTCTGATGCTGCACCTGTTGGGTCTTACAGGTCTGACGTCACAGTTATGTTTGGCAGACCAGGGCACAGAATGGCAATAG